One region of Rhodophyticola sp. CCM32 genomic DNA includes:
- a CDS encoding sensor histidine kinase encodes MTLASDLSMTNRRARDRGDIVLGEDWDRPQGAVESELRAARQRRGMRSLNRSPLARKIIIFNLLAIVVLVAGVLYLNPFRDSLVLQRERGLAIEAQLIADVFEASLPRNAPADLNTGDGIDPEEVLGRIGLTAGLDVFIYTPSGVLVASTDTVARNPVRPVQGLVDDRRGRSMLITDFLNSVWDGIASVLSNRETPQPVTDNEVLARALLEDVVTGGTVLRRGVEMAGTIYVAATPIEGATGLVGVVAVTTAAGEIDQLVRAEREQLLQMFVIALLVSIGLSLVLASTIANPLSDLSAAAELGRDKNARKMSPTRVRIPDLTGRPDEIGRLSGALRGMVDALYDRIDSNEQFAADVSHEIKNPLASLQSAVGTMRVARTEDQRNRLLEVIEHDVKRLDRLVSDISNASRLDSDLVKEEEEEFDLIHMLENLGTHHQKLAEKAGIDFIADLPAEPAVINGLEGRLAQVFVNLITNAISFCEPGDAVRLWARKRQNRVLIVVEDTGPGIPEEALTKVFNRFYSERPEQQFGDHSGLGLAISKQIVEAHGGVIWAENIRPTEVDVTSEPFGARFVVGLPV; translated from the coding sequence ATGACTCTGGCCTCTGATCTTTCAATGACCAACAGGCGCGCCCGCGACCGCGGCGATATCGTGCTTGGTGAAGACTGGGATCGACCGCAGGGCGCGGTCGAATCCGAGCTGCGCGCCGCGCGACAGCGTCGGGGCATGCGGTCGCTGAACCGTTCGCCCCTGGCACGAAAGATCATCATCTTCAACCTGCTGGCCATTGTGGTGCTGGTGGCAGGGGTTCTTTACCTTAACCCGTTCCGGGACAGTCTGGTGTTGCAGCGGGAGCGCGGGCTTGCGATTGAGGCACAGCTGATCGCCGATGTGTTTGAGGCCAGCCTGCCGCGGAACGCCCCCGCCGACCTGAACACCGGTGACGGGATCGACCCGGAGGAGGTGCTGGGCCGGATCGGGCTGACCGCAGGGCTGGATGTCTTTATCTATACCCCTTCGGGTGTGCTGGTCGCCTCCACCGATACGGTGGCGCGCAACCCGGTGCGCCCGGTGCAGGGCCTTGTGGATGACCGGCGGGGCCGGTCGATGCTGATCACCGATTTCCTGAACAGCGTCTGGGATGGAATCGCCTCGGTCCTGTCAAATCGGGAGACGCCACAACCGGTCACCGATAATGAGGTTCTGGCCCGCGCCCTGCTGGAGGATGTGGTGACCGGCGGCACGGTATTGCGTCGCGGGGTTGAAATGGCGGGCACGATCTATGTCGCGGCCACCCCGATTGAAGGTGCGACCGGTCTGGTCGGCGTGGTGGCGGTGACCACGGCGGCCGGTGAGATTGATCAGCTTGTGCGTGCCGAACGCGAACAGCTGTTGCAGATGTTCGTCATTGCGCTGCTGGTCTCCATCGGGCTCAGCCTGGTTCTGGCCTCCACCATCGCCAACCCGCTGTCGGATCTGTCTGCCGCCGCTGAACTTGGCCGCGATAAAAACGCCCGCAAGATGAGCCCGACCCGCGTGCGCATTCCCGATCTGACCGGGCGCCCGGATGAAATCGGGCGCCTGTCCGGTGCGTTGCGCGGCATGGTGGATGCGCTTTATGACCGGATCGATTCAAACGAACAATTCGCCGCCGATGTCTCTCATGAGATCAAGAATCCGCTGGCCTCGCTGCAATCGGCGGTTGGCACCATGCGCGTGGCCCGGACCGAGGATCAGCGCAATCGCCTGCTGGAAGTCATTGAACATGATGTGAAGCGGCTGGACCGGCTGGTCAGCGATATCTCCAACGCCTCCCGGCTCGACAGTGATCTGGTGAAAGAGGAAGAGGAAGAATTTGACCTGATCCATATGCTGGAAAATCTGGGCACCCATCATCAGAAACTGGCCGAAAAGGCCGGGATAGATTTCATCGCTGATCTGCCGGCAGAGCCGGCGGTGATCAATGGGCTTGAGGGACGTCTGGCGCAGGTATTTGTGAACCTGATCACCAATGCCATATCGTTCTGTGAGCCTGGCGATGCAGTGCGCCTATGGGCCCGAAAACGCCAGAACCGGGTTCTGATTGTCGTGGAAGACACTGGCCCGGGCATTCCCGAAGAGGCGTTGACCAAGGTATTCAACCGGTTCTATTCCGAACGCCCGGAGCAGCAGTTCGGCGATCATTCGGGCCTTGGACTGGCGATCTCGAAACAGATTGTCGAGGCTCATGGCGGCGTGATCTGGGCCGAAAATATCCGCCCGACCGAGGTGGATGTGACCTCGGAACCGTTCGGCGCGCGTTTCGTGGTCGGCCTGCCGGTCTGA